Proteins from one Spirochaetota bacterium genomic window:
- a CDS encoding amino acid permease, whose protein sequence is MELKRQLGLYTGILVIIADMIGTGIFMTTGNILGITQSAFIVMLLWIVGGVVALSGALSYSELATMWPDAGGEYVYLKKIFGNLPAFLTGWVSLLVGFTAPVATSSILLVQYLNTFFVTINAHSITVYTGNVFWQKTIACGIIVLFAFTHIIGVRKGSNIQNILTVVKIGIVLAFIGAGFYMLDSSGISRLYAQYGTVEVKSIPFVGLSLLMVMFAYTGWNGATYIAGEITNPEKNLPKIMFWGVTITTILYILLNVVFLMSTDAISIMGKDEIGAIAAKALFGPATSNFFSITIALILLSSVSAQMMLGPRVYYAMAKNKMIFHSLAKVSERFGTPVHAIVLQMLLAIIYVYTGSAMTLVIYMGFALNIFPVLAVIGLIVARKKFPDLNRPYTTPLYPLVPLTYIILSIIMMVAALCCWTITSAFAIGVLLVGIPVYYLWQKKIQGAEQ, encoded by the coding sequence GTGGAGTTAAAGCGCCAGTTAGGACTGTATACCGGAATACTTGTTATCATTGCCGATATGATAGGTACCGGTATTTTTATGACTACAGGGAATATTCTGGGCATTACGCAAAGTGCTTTTATTGTAATGCTTCTATGGATTGTTGGTGGTGTTGTTGCATTGAGTGGCGCATTAAGTTACAGTGAGCTTGCCACAATGTGGCCTGATGCAGGTGGCGAGTATGTGTACCTGAAAAAAATATTTGGTAATCTTCCTGCATTTTTAACCGGATGGGTTTCACTGTTAGTTGGGTTTACCGCACCTGTTGCCACAAGTTCTATACTTCTTGTCCAGTATCTCAATACATTTTTTGTTACTATCAACGCGCATTCCATTACTGTATATACTGGCAATGTCTTCTGGCAAAAAACTATAGCTTGCGGAATTATTGTATTGTTTGCTTTCACACATATAATTGGAGTAAGAAAAGGGAGTAATATCCAGAACATACTCACAGTGGTAAAAATTGGCATTGTGCTTGCGTTTATTGGTGCAGGTTTTTATATGCTCGATAGTTCCGGTATCAGCCGCCTGTATGCACAGTATGGCACAGTGGAAGTAAAATCCATACCATTTGTTGGATTATCCCTGCTTATGGTGATGTTTGCATACACAGGATGGAATGGTGCTACGTATATTGCAGGAGAAATAACCAATCCCGAAAAGAATCTTCCTAAAATAATGTTTTGGGGAGTAACAATTACAACCATATTATACATTCTGCTGAATGTTGTCTTTTTGATGTCAACAGATGCTATATCCATTATGGGCAAAGATGAAATAGGTGCAATTGCAGCAAAAGCCCTGTTTGGTCCAGCAACAAGTAATTTTTTCAGCATAACTATCGCCCTGATATTGCTATCATCAGTTTCAGCACAGATGATGTTGGGACCACGGGTATATTATGCAATGGCAAAAAATAAAATGATATTTCATTCACTGGCAAAAGTCAGTGAACGTTTTGGAACACCGGTACATGCAATAGTATTACAAATGCTTCTGGCAATAATCTATGTGTATACAGGCAGTGCAATGACACTGGTAATCTATATGGGATTTGCGCTGAATATATTTCCGGTGCTGGCTGTTATAGGTCTGATTGTAGCACGCAAAAAATTTCCGGATTTGAACAGACCATATACCACACCTCTATATCCACTGGTGCCGTTAACGTACATTATTCTATCTATCATTATGATGGTTGCAGCTTTGTGTTGCTGGACAATTACATCAGCATTTGCAATAGGGGTGTTACTGGTTGGTATTCCTGTGTATTACCTGTGGCAAAAAAAGATACAGGGAGCAGAACAATAA
- a CDS encoding AAA family ATPase gives MYLDSLEVFGFKSFADKTKINFEKGITAIVGPNGCGKSNIVDAIKWVLGEKQAKNIRGDKMEDIIFAGTDQRKPLSLAEVSLVINNTNRILNIDSDTVTVTRRVFRDGESEYMINKSPVRLKDIEELFLDTGLGKASYSVMEQGKIDLILSTKAEDRRYIFEEAAGISRFKVQKKESLKKLEDTTVNLERLNDIIKEIEREKDFKSKQAEKTKIYFGLREKYKKNDIALQLLRYRDFQKKLQKVTEDRQRIFDEREELSKKVALISSENENDEKRKNDIQLQLFEWDKKLHTYTVKVEDIDGKTSRNKQLIQQQQQRITTTKLRIQEIEEAIKRLAEEKEKNFEQSHAIIKNIANDKEQLENLYSHRKKKIQNIHAYRDTIEQKKHAIKDLEAEVKKLRESLEIVIRQLVDAIEKRKHELESSEAQREQVRERIHSKLTLAEENLQKALHNLKLNLVNEAVTQLQMIDFIDLKNDIQLFENYEDGFRSILFDKTGIHAQKEKLDSSIHKATADIEQLRNDISQLEVSIRNEQEELEEVNNMITRVEKDLSKNENEKAWIDKHIQTIERQITEDTKQKTHLENEIQKIQQQIDELTKEIEQWQNSLVEFNEKSNELKQQIHELIAKRDEIDKRIIGRKQSSKKDMEQLQRLADRISALDKNIVEFQFRINSIEEYLWTEYETRIADTKIQVDESMYESINNELQDIKRQIQELGPINNLAIEEYKDLKKRFEYYIEQKKDIEKAREDILSVIADINKQSVDLFLQTFKEIQKNFQEIFKQLFNGGEAIIELTDPENILESGIEIIVRPPGKKNKNINMLSGGERSMIAIALLFATYMVKASPFCFLDEIDAALDEENIGRFIRLVQKFSKSTQFIIVTHNKKTMSVCDSIFGVTMEEPGVSKVLSVKLETAYAMTK, from the coding sequence ATGTATTTAGATTCACTGGAAGTATTTGGCTTTAAATCATTTGCCGATAAAACCAAAATTAATTTTGAAAAAGGCATTACCGCAATTGTTGGGCCCAACGGTTGCGGTAAATCTAATATTGTTGATGCCATAAAGTGGGTATTAGGTGAAAAGCAGGCAAAAAATATCCGTGGCGATAAAATGGAAGATATCATATTTGCTGGAACCGACCAGCGGAAGCCATTATCGCTGGCGGAAGTTTCACTGGTAATTAATAACACAAACCGAATTTTAAATATTGATTCGGATACGGTCACTGTTACACGAAGGGTGTTCAGAGATGGCGAATCTGAATATATGATAAATAAATCACCGGTGCGACTTAAAGACATTGAAGAATTGTTTCTTGATACTGGCCTTGGTAAGGCATCCTATTCAGTAATGGAGCAGGGCAAGATTGACCTGATACTGTCAACTAAGGCTGAAGACCGCAGGTATATCTTTGAAGAAGCTGCTGGTATTTCGCGGTTTAAGGTTCAAAAAAAAGAATCATTAAAGAAACTGGAAGATACCACTGTTAATCTTGAACGTCTTAATGATATTATAAAAGAGATTGAACGTGAAAAAGATTTTAAGTCAAAACAGGCAGAAAAAACCAAGATATATTTTGGTTTACGCGAAAAATATAAAAAAAATGACATAGCTTTACAGCTATTACGGTACAGAGATTTTCAAAAGAAACTGCAAAAGGTTACCGAAGATCGGCAGCGTATTTTTGATGAACGTGAAGAACTTTCAAAAAAGGTTGCTTTAATTTCTTCTGAAAATGAGAATGATGAAAAAAGAAAAAACGATATTCAGCTGCAGCTTTTTGAGTGGGATAAAAAGCTTCATACATATACTGTAAAAGTGGAAGACATAGATGGTAAAACTTCACGTAATAAACAGTTAATACAACAACAACAGCAGCGAATAACAACAACAAAACTGCGTATTCAGGAAATTGAAGAAGCAATTAAACGACTTGCTGAAGAAAAAGAAAAAAATTTTGAACAAAGTCATGCAATAATTAAGAATATTGCTAACGATAAAGAACAGCTTGAAAATCTTTATTCACATCGAAAAAAGAAGATTCAGAATATCCATGCATACCGGGATACTATTGAACAAAAAAAGCATGCTATTAAAGACCTTGAAGCTGAAGTAAAAAAATTACGTGAATCGTTGGAGATAGTCATCAGGCAATTAGTTGATGCCATTGAAAAGCGCAAACATGAATTGGAGTCTTCCGAAGCACAGCGTGAACAGGTACGTGAACGAATACATTCAAAATTAACGCTGGCAGAAGAAAACTTGCAGAAAGCACTGCATAATCTAAAGCTTAATTTGGTAAACGAAGCGGTAACTCAATTACAGATGATTGATTTTATTGATTTAAAGAACGATATACAGCTTTTTGAAAATTATGAGGATGGTTTCAGGTCAATACTATTTGATAAAACAGGAATTCATGCACAAAAAGAAAAACTAGATTCAAGTATTCATAAGGCAACTGCTGATATTGAACAGTTGCGAAACGACATCAGCCAGTTAGAAGTAAGTATCCGTAATGAGCAAGAAGAGCTTGAAGAAGTTAACAATATGATAACTCGCGTTGAAAAAGATTTATCTAAGAATGAAAATGAAAAAGCATGGATTGATAAACACATACAGACTATAGAGCGGCAAATTACCGAAGATACCAAGCAGAAGACACATTTAGAAAATGAGATTCAAAAAATACAGCAGCAGATTGATGAGCTTACAAAAGAAATTGAACAGTGGCAGAATAGCCTTGTGGAATTTAATGAAAAAAGCAATGAGTTAAAGCAGCAGATCCATGAGCTTATTGCAAAGCGTGATGAGATAGACAAGCGCATCATTGGACGAAAGCAATCGTCAAAAAAAGATATGGAACAATTACAGCGATTGGCTGACCGTATTAGTGCACTTGATAAAAACATTGTTGAATTTCAGTTCAGAATAAATTCAATAGAAGAATATTTATGGACAGAATATGAAACACGTATTGCTGATACAAAGATTCAGGTTGATGAATCAATGTATGAAAGTATAAACAACGAATTGCAAGATATAAAAAGACAAATACAGGAACTTGGTCCTATTAACAACTTAGCCATTGAAGAATATAAAGATTTAAAGAAACGCTTTGAATATTATATTGAGCAAAAAAAGGATATAGAAAAAGCACGTGAGGATATACTTTCAGTTATTGCTGATATTAATAAACAGTCAGTAGATCTATTCTTACAAACATTTAAAGAAATTCAGAAGAATTTTCAAGAAATATTCAAACAACTTTTTAATGGCGGTGAAGCAATTATAGAGTTGACCGATCCAGAAAACATTTTAGAAAGTGGCATTGAGATTATTGTCCGCCCGCCAGGTAAAAAGAATAAAAATATCAATATGCTTTCAGGTGGTGAGCGTTCAATGATTGCAATTGCGCTTTTGTTTGCAACATATATGGTAAAAGCTTCACCATTCTGTTTTCTGGATGAAATTGATGCAGCCCTTGATGAGGAAAATATTGGGCGCTTTATCAGGCTGGTTCAGAAATTTTCTAAGTCTACACAGTTTATCATTGTTACTCATAACAAAAAAACAATGAGTGTGTGCGACTCAATATTTGGTGTAACAATGGAAGAACCGGGTGTTTCCAAGGTACTATCTGTTAAATTAGAAACAGCGTATGCAATGACAAAGTAG